In a genomic window of Xylophilus rhododendri:
- a CDS encoding phosphoribosylaminoimidazolesuccinocarboxamide synthase has product MTTSALHTSALTSLPLLARGKVRDNYAVGDDRILMVASDRISAFDVILGEPIPGKGALLTQMALFWFDKLGHICPNHLTGDAPESVVSAAEIPQVRGRSMLVQRLKPVPVEAVVRGYLAGSGWQEYQQNQAVCGVPLPPGLKNASPLPEPIFTPAAKAAVGEHDENIDFAQVVAVVGPELAAQIRDTSIALYKAAAAIAAEKGMIIADTKFEFGLDQAGKLVLMDEVLTPDSSRYWPREGYDAAFAAGVNPPSYDKQFVRDWLESARVHGKPWDKSPPAPRLPQEVIEKTAAKYSEALERLTG; this is encoded by the coding sequence ATGACGACATCCGCACTCCACACCTCCGCCCTCACGTCGCTGCCGCTGCTGGCCCGCGGCAAGGTGCGCGACAACTACGCCGTCGGCGACGACCGCATCCTGATGGTCGCGTCCGACCGCATCTCCGCCTTCGACGTGATCCTGGGCGAGCCGATTCCGGGCAAGGGCGCGCTGCTGACCCAGATGGCGCTGTTCTGGTTCGACAAGCTCGGCCACATCTGCCCCAACCACCTGACCGGCGACGCGCCCGAGAGCGTGGTGAGCGCCGCCGAGATCCCGCAGGTGCGCGGCCGCTCGATGCTGGTGCAGCGGCTCAAGCCCGTGCCGGTGGAAGCCGTGGTGCGCGGCTACCTCGCCGGCAGCGGCTGGCAGGAGTACCAGCAGAACCAGGCGGTCTGCGGCGTGCCCCTGCCGCCCGGCCTGAAGAACGCCAGCCCGCTGCCCGAGCCCATCTTCACGCCCGCGGCCAAGGCGGCGGTCGGCGAGCACGACGAGAACATCGACTTCGCCCAGGTCGTGGCCGTGGTCGGCCCGGAGCTGGCCGCGCAGATCCGCGACACCAGCATCGCGCTCTACAAGGCGGCTGCGGCCATCGCCGCCGAGAAGGGCATGATCATCGCGGACACCAAGTTCGAGTTCGGCCTCGACCAGGCCGGCAAGCTGGTGCTGATGGACGAAGTGCTGACGCCCGACTCCTCGCGCTACTGGCCGCGCGAGGGCTACGACGCGGCGTTTGCCGCTGGCGTCAATCCGCCGAGCTATGACAAGCAGTTCGTGCGCGACTGGCTGGAGTCTGCGCGGGTGCACGGCAAGCCGTGGGACAAGAGCCCGCCTGCGCCTCGGCTGCCTCAGGAGGTGATCGAGAAGACTGCGGCCAAGTACAGCGAGGCGTTGGAGCGGCTGACGGGCTGA
- a CDS encoding IS481 family transposase has protein sequence MPWQPRDLMSTKQEFVELAQQEGANRRELCRRFNITPKAGYALLKRFAVEGQAAFVERSRRPVHSPLQTPADMQSTVLAMRREHPAWGARKICRRLLDLGHREVPATSTVTDILRRNGLIPQEASAASQPWQRFEHEHPNALWQLDFKGHFETAAGRCNPLTLLDDHSRFNLAAAACARTDSATVQSQLQAVFERYGLPARINADNGAPWGVPSAPGHLSGLDIWFIRLGMRVSHSAPYHPQTNGKLERFHRSLKAEVLNGRTFDNLAHAQDALDRWRAVYNHERPHEGIAMQTPAQRYRMSPRAMPQVLPEIEYAEHDHVVTVGWNGFVKFQGHKLRLSHALHRLPVAFRPDPEHDGCFDIYFSHHCFMRLDSAAATASN, from the coding sequence ATGCCCTGGCAACCGAGAGACCTCATGAGCACCAAGCAAGAGTTCGTGGAACTGGCCCAGCAGGAAGGGGCTAATCGGCGCGAGTTGTGCCGGCGCTTCAACATCACGCCCAAGGCGGGCTATGCGCTGCTCAAGCGTTTTGCAGTGGAAGGTCAGGCGGCCTTCGTGGAGCGCTCCAGGCGCCCCGTACACAGCCCGCTGCAGACGCCCGCGGACATGCAGTCGACCGTCCTGGCGATGCGGCGCGAGCATCCTGCCTGGGGCGCGCGCAAGATCTGCCGCAGGCTGCTGGACCTCGGCCACCGCGAGGTGCCCGCCACCAGCACCGTCACCGACATCCTGCGACGCAACGGCCTGATCCCTCAAGAGGCGAGCGCTGCCAGCCAGCCCTGGCAGCGCTTCGAGCACGAGCATCCCAACGCGCTGTGGCAGCTCGACTTCAAAGGCCACTTCGAGACCGCTGCCGGGCGCTGCAACCCGCTGACCTTGCTCGACGACCACTCGCGCTTCAACCTGGCCGCGGCCGCCTGCGCCAGGACCGACAGCGCCACGGTGCAGAGCCAGCTCCAGGCCGTCTTCGAGCGCTACGGGCTGCCCGCGCGCATCAACGCCGACAACGGCGCGCCCTGGGGCGTGCCGAGCGCACCGGGCCACCTCAGCGGGCTCGACATCTGGTTCATCCGGCTGGGCATGCGCGTCAGCCACAGCGCGCCGTACCACCCGCAGACCAACGGCAAGCTCGAGCGCTTCCACCGTTCGCTCAAGGCCGAGGTGCTCAACGGCAGGACCTTCGACAACCTCGCCCATGCACAGGACGCGCTCGACCGCTGGAGGGCTGTCTACAACCACGAGAGGCCGCACGAAGGCATCGCCATGCAGACACCCGCACAGCGCTACCGCATGAGCCCGCGGGCCATGCCGCAGGTGCTGCCGGAGATCGAATACGCCGAGCACGATCACGTCGTGACCGTGGGCTGGAACGGCTTCGTGAAGTTCCAGGGCCACAAGCTGCGCTTGTCGCACGCGCTACACCGCCTGCCGGTGGCCTTCCGGCCCGATCCCGAGCACGACGGCTGCTTCGATATCTACTTCAGCCACCATTGCTTCATGCGTCTGGACAGCGCTGCGGCGACCGCTTCCAATTGA
- a CDS encoding IS3 family transposase (programmed frameshift), which translates to MTNRLPRRSFDEAFKLQVVKMIREQNLSVPQVCRDMSLTDSAVRRWVEQYDAESAGQPGIGKPLTEEQRRIRQLEAELRQLRQDNDILKKAFGLLRPGTEVIHRVIAQWQKKAETVAVSTLCRVLSVSRAGYYAALKRAARPAVIEPIEVQLKAAFTASGRSYGSRRLRAALEVQGIDVGRWRIRRLMREHRLQPSWKRKFVHTTDSRHTLPVAANVLQRQFAPASANQAWVADITYIRTRSGWLYLAAVLDLYSRKLIGWATAPSMPAELVCAALEMAIGQRKPSPGLIVHTDRGSQYASELHRDVLQRHGLLASMSGKGNCWDNAVMERFFLNLKMERVWQRDYANHAEAAADIGDYIVGFYNSTRLHSTLGYLPPNAFERKMAATRPIELSENS; encoded by the exons ATGACGAACCGCCTTCCCCGCCGCAGCTTCGACGAGGCCTTCAAGCTTCAAGTCGTCAAGATGATCCGAGAGCAGAACCTGAGCGTGCCACAGGTCTGCAGAGACATGAGCCTGACCGACAGCGCGGTGCGCCGTTGGGTCGAGCAATACGATGCAGAGAGTGCAGGCCAGCCCGGCATTGGCAAGCCTTTGACCGAGGAGCAACGGCGTATTCGTCAGCTCGAAGCAGAGCTGCGGCAACTGCGCCAGGACAACGACATCTTAAAAAAAGCAT TCGGCCTTCTTCGCCCGGGAACTGAAGTAATCCACCGCGTGATTGCTCAGTGGCAGAAGAAGGCCGAGACAGTTGCAGTGAGCACGCTGTGTCGTGTCTTGAGTGTCAGCCGAGCAGGTTATTACGCAGCTCTTAAACGAGCAGCTCGGCCTGCCGTAATCGAGCCCATTGAGGTGCAATTGAAGGCCGCATTTACAGCGAGCGGGCGCAGTTACGGCAGCCGTCGGTTGCGTGCTGCGCTCGAGGTCCAGGGCATTGACGTTGGCCGCTGGCGCATACGCCGACTAATGCGCGAACACCGCCTGCAGCCAAGCTGGAAGCGCAAATTCGTTCACACCACCGACAGCCGCCACACGCTGCCGGTGGCTGCAAACGTGCTGCAGCGGCAATTCGCGCCAGCCTCGGCCAATCAAGCTTGGGTGGCAGACATCACCTATATCCGGACTCGCAGCGGCTGGCTTTATCTGGCTGCCGTCCTGGACCTGTATTCACGCAAGTTGATTGGCTGGGCTACTGCACCGAGCATGCCGGCAGAGCTGGTCTGTGCGGCTTTGGAGATGGCCATTGGCCAACGAAAACCCAGCCCCGGCTTGATCGTGCATACCGACCGGGGCAGTCAATATGCCAGCGAGCTTCATCGCGACGTACTGCAACGCCACGGCCTGCTGGCCAGCATGAGCGGCAAGGGCAACTGCTGGGACAACGCGGTGATGGAGCGCTTCTTCTTGAACTTGAAGATGGAGCGCGTCTGGCAGCGCGACTACGCCAATCACGCTGAGGCTGCTGCAGACATCGGCGACTACATCGTCGGCTTCTACAACAGCACTCGACTGCATTCGACATTGGGTTATCTGCCGCCCAACGCCTTCGAGCGAAAAATGGCAGCAACACGCCCTATCGAACTGTCCGAAAATTCTTGA
- a CDS encoding DNA topoisomerase III, translating into MSKTLVIAEKPSVAQDIVRALTPVVGKFEKFEDHFENETYVVTSAVGHLVEIQAPEEFDVKRGKWSFANLPVIPPRFDLKPVDKTKSRLNAVVKQARRKDVGAFINACDAGREGELIFRLIEQYAAGAKESLNKPVRRLWLQSMTPQAIRDGFDALRSEEQMRGLADAARSRSEADWLVGINGTRAMTAFNSRDGGFFLTTVGRVQTPTLSVVVEREEKIRKFVSRNYWEVHAQFAAQAGLYNGKYFDPAWKKPPPGPDGLPDPEQRSDRVWTEREAQAIAEASRGKPATVTEESKPTTQASPLLFDLTSLQREANSRFGFSAKTTLALAQSLYERHKALTYPRTDSRALPEDYLPVVKDTMGMLANSGMRHLAPFAKQALEQNYVRPSKRIFDNAKVSDHFAIIPTLQSPSGLSDAEQKLYDFVVRRFLSVFFPSAEYQVTTRISTVASEGRNYAFRSDGKVLVKPGWLAIYGKEAADELAEDKDNKDSKILTRVQPGEKPLAEQVDPKALKTRPPARYSEATLLGAMEGAGKLIDDDELREAMQEKGLGTPATRAAIIEGLIAEKYMLREGRELIPTAKAFQLMTLLRGLGVEELSKAELTGDWEYKLAQMEKGELSRDAFMQQIAQMTQRIVQKAKEYDRDTVPGDYATLSAPCPNCGGIVRENYRRYTCVGIPADSEPARLGTPAREGCGFSFGKSPAGRTFELAEAETLVSEHRIGPLEGFRSKAGWPFTSEIQLKFDDEVKNWKLEFDFGDDKNEEESGELVDFHGQEAIGPCPICQAGVYEHGANYVCEKSVPTAAQPTPSCTFKSGKVILQQPVVREQMRLLLDSGKTQLLDKFVSNKTRRTFKAFLAWDAAAGKVNFEFEPRTSKFPPRKTASAGAAAKAAAPAKKAAAKKAPAAKKAAAKSAAVKAPARKTASTGGATPSAALAAVIGGDPIARPAVIKKLWEYIKEHGLQDTQNKRAINADEKLRAVFGKDQVTMFELAGIVGKHLG; encoded by the coding sequence AGACCAAGAGCCGGCTCAACGCCGTCGTCAAGCAGGCGCGCCGCAAGGACGTGGGCGCCTTCATCAACGCCTGCGACGCGGGCCGCGAGGGCGAGCTGATCTTCCGCCTGATCGAGCAATACGCCGCCGGCGCCAAGGAGTCGCTGAACAAGCCGGTGCGCCGGCTCTGGCTGCAGTCGATGACGCCCCAGGCGATCCGCGACGGCTTCGACGCCCTGCGCAGCGAGGAGCAGATGCGTGGCCTGGCCGACGCGGCGCGTTCGCGTTCGGAGGCCGACTGGCTGGTCGGCATCAACGGCACGCGGGCCATGACCGCCTTCAACTCGCGCGACGGCGGCTTCTTCCTCACCACCGTCGGCCGGGTGCAGACCCCCACGCTGTCGGTGGTGGTCGAGCGCGAGGAGAAGATCCGCAAGTTCGTCAGCCGCAACTACTGGGAGGTGCACGCCCAGTTCGCCGCCCAGGCCGGCCTCTACAACGGCAAGTACTTCGACCCCGCCTGGAAGAAGCCGCCGCCCGGCCCCGACGGCCTGCCCGACCCCGAGCAGCGCTCCGACCGCGTCTGGACCGAGCGCGAGGCCCAGGCCATCGCCGAAGCCTCGCGCGGCAAGCCCGCCACCGTCACCGAGGAAAGCAAGCCGACCACCCAGGCATCGCCCCTGCTGTTCGACCTGACCTCGCTGCAGCGCGAGGCCAACAGCCGCTTCGGCTTCTCGGCCAAGACCACGCTGGCCCTGGCCCAGAGCCTGTACGAGCGCCACAAGGCCCTGACCTATCCCCGTACCGACTCGCGCGCCCTGCCCGAGGACTACCTGCCCGTCGTCAAGGACACCATGGGCATGCTGGCCAACAGCGGCATGCGCCACCTGGCGCCCTTCGCGAAGCAGGCGCTGGAGCAGAACTACGTGCGGCCCAGCAAACGCATCTTCGACAACGCCAAGGTGTCGGACCACTTCGCCATCATCCCCACGCTGCAGTCGCCCAGCGGCCTGAGCGATGCCGAACAGAAGCTCTACGACTTCGTGGTGCGGCGTTTCCTGTCGGTGTTCTTCCCCAGCGCCGAATACCAGGTCACCACCCGCATCAGCACTGTGGCCAGCGAGGGCCGCAACTACGCCTTCCGCTCGGACGGCAAGGTGCTGGTCAAGCCCGGCTGGCTGGCCATCTACGGCAAGGAAGCGGCCGACGAACTGGCCGAGGACAAGGACAACAAGGACAGCAAGATCCTCACCCGCGTGCAGCCCGGCGAGAAGCCGCTGGCCGAGCAGGTCGATCCCAAGGCCTTGAAGACCCGTCCGCCCGCCCGTTATTCGGAAGCCACGCTGCTCGGCGCCATGGAAGGCGCCGGCAAGCTGATCGACGACGACGAGCTGCGCGAGGCCATGCAGGAGAAGGGCCTGGGCACGCCTGCCACCCGCGCCGCCATCATCGAAGGCCTGATCGCCGAGAAATACATGCTGCGCGAGGGCCGCGAGCTGATCCCCACCGCCAAGGCCTTCCAGCTGATGACGCTGCTGCGCGGCCTGGGCGTGGAGGAGCTGTCCAAGGCCGAACTCACCGGCGACTGGGAATACAAGCTGGCGCAGATGGAGAAGGGCGAACTCTCACGCGACGCCTTCATGCAGCAGATCGCGCAGATGACCCAGCGCATCGTGCAGAAGGCCAAGGAATACGACCGCGACACCGTGCCCGGCGACTACGCCACCCTGTCGGCGCCCTGCCCCAACTGCGGCGGCATCGTGCGCGAGAACTACCGGCGCTACACCTGCGTGGGCATCCCGGCCGACTCCGAGCCGGCGCGCCTGGGCACGCCGGCGCGCGAGGGCTGCGGCTTCTCCTTCGGCAAGTCGCCGGCCGGCCGCACCTTCGAACTGGCCGAGGCCGAGACCCTGGTGAGCGAGCACCGCATCGGGCCGCTGGAGGGCTTCCGTTCCAAGGCGGGCTGGCCCTTCACCTCGGAGATCCAGCTGAAGTTCGACGATGAGGTGAAGAACTGGAAGCTGGAGTTCGACTTCGGCGACGACAAGAACGAGGAGGAGTCCGGCGAGCTGGTCGACTTCCACGGCCAGGAGGCGATCGGCCCCTGCCCGATCTGCCAGGCCGGCGTGTACGAGCACGGCGCGAACTACGTCTGCGAGAAGTCGGTTCCCACTGCCGCCCAGCCCACGCCGAGCTGCACCTTCAAGAGCGGCAAGGTGATCCTGCAGCAGCCGGTGGTGCGCGAGCAGATGCGCCTGCTGCTGGACAGCGGCAAGACCCAGCTGCTCGACAAGTTCGTCTCCAACAAGACGCGGCGCACCTTCAAGGCCTTCCTGGCCTGGGATGCCGCTGCCGGCAAGGTGAACTTCGAGTTCGAGCCGCGCACGAGCAAGTTTCCGCCGCGCAAGACGGCGAGCGCGGGGGCTGCCGCCAAGGCTGCGGCGCCCGCCAAGAAAGCTGCTGCCAAGAAGGCGCCGGCTGCCAAGAAGGCCGCTGCCAAATCGGCTGCGGTGAAGGCGCCTGCGCGCAAGACGGCCTCCACAGGCGGCGCCACGCCCAGTGCTGCGCTGGCCGCCGTCATCGGGGGCGATCCGATCGCTCGGCCGGCGGTCATCAAGAAGCTCTGGGAGTACATCAAGGAGCACGGGCTGCAGGACACGCAGAACAAGCGGGCGATCAATGCCGATGAGAAGCTGCGGGCTGTCTTCGGCAAGGATCAGGTCACGATGTTTGAGTTGGCTGGCATCGTGGGTAAGCATCTGGGGTGA